Genomic DNA from Etheostoma cragini isolate CJK2018 chromosome 7, CSU_Ecrag_1.0, whole genome shotgun sequence:
AGTGTTTGGcagatcctttacttgagtaaaagtacctATACAACAATGTAATGAAATCCTCAAGTAATATTAGCtgaatgtacttaaagtatcagaAGTAAAAGTAATCTTTCTGAAGTAAAATGTCCCCTGTGACTGATACAATACTACAGGGCTTTTCTGTGTGGGTCCTCctgtttcctcccaccataaagatatgcatgctgggtaactagggCTTACTCGGAAAATTAGGtgacactggcacatttacagaagtgttgattaatgtgcactgtcctcataaataaataaatcttaaaatactaagttaataatattaaatatacattattttattttaaataccgCTGTAACAAtatgtaagcagcattttatcCTCGTAAGGGTCAAAAGGTGAGATGATTcatgatttaataaattagaaaagaaaaagttctgctacatacatttcttttattttttggtgttGTCTCTCCTTTTTAATTAACAGATCATTTTACCTATCTAAGCCTCAAATcgttatttaaatgaaaccttGAAGAACTTTAGACATCTGAAATGTGGCAAAAGACTCCAATCAGACACTGTTTTATATAAGGGTTGAAAGGCCAAAAAGGTTCATCGCATTTTATTTAgaacaaaatgtacaatataaaTGATATATGAAATGGAAGTAACATAAAACAGATATACTCAAGTAGGGTACCAGACCTTCACtattgcatgtacagtacatatatacagtacagttgtTGATTAACTGTACTTGGTTACTTTTGACCACTGTTTTGTAAGTAAGTGCTTTCACATGAGTCTAAGAAGACACAAACGGAAACATGTGATCTCTGTGGTGGAGCTGCTCTACCTCGTTAGGATTCTGCTCCACGTCCAGCTGAGGTTTGGCCTGTCCTAGCGCTCCGTCTCTCTCCGACAGGCCATCGGAAGTCTGAGCAGGATCAGTGTTGTCCGCCGGGATCTCGGACCCCTGAGAGAGGAGGTCGTCGCTGCGGTCGTCCAACCTGTCGTCTGTGTTGGTGCTGACCACGTCGGGGGTGCCACTGTGAGAGTGGTCAGTGGTGTGGCCCTCCTCGCCATCCGACACCGACAGGTTCTCTGAGCTGAAGGTAGACACCGACTGGCACTTGGTGATGCTGGTCGGACGTCTGGagagaacagaaacaaaaccgGGTTTTAATGATGTGAAAGAATGAcgcaaattaaaaaatgattcagATCAAATCTTTCAGATAGCGGAAATATTTTTGTGACAAAGGACAGCAAGTTACTCACCGTCTCCTTGGTAACTCAACCTCACTGTCTACttcaccctcctcctcttctgatGACACTCCACGCCTCTGTAATCAAAAACAGGAAAGTGAAAATAATCAAAGTATTACCAGAGAAAAACTGAGGAGTACGAGCAGATATCTGGCCCTGTACCTGTTTGCGTGTGATAGCTGCCCTGTACAGAATGGCTGAAGGTGTGAGGTGCTGACTCCCGATTCCCCCTGAGGCCCCACGGGGCAACCTCACAGCACCGGCTCCCTCTTCTTTATCTTCCCCATCATGAGGCAGACGTGGAGATCCCAGGGACCCCCGCCCTGCTGCTGCGCCCCTCCCACATGGTGAGTCTGGGCTGCTGGAGAAGGGGAACGACGCCGCATCCTCGCTCGGCGTGTCACTGCGTGGAGGGGTTTCTGTGAGATCATCTAGACCAGCAGCCCCCGCCTCTGGTCCCCCTAACCCTGCAGAGGCACTAAGGCTCCCCCCTCTCTCTAGCCCACCCACAGAGGGCTCCCCTTTTCCATGCCCCTCTGCCTGAAGCGTGGTGCAGATGAGGTCggggctggaggaggagagctgcctctgctgctgctcatgGCCGAGGCCTCGCAGGGCTGTAGAGGGCTCCAGGAGCTGCTTAGAGGTATTAGTGGTAGAACTGTTAGCCTGGCCAGTCGTGTCCCTATTGGGGGAGGACTGATTTGCCTTAAGTCCAGCCAGGTCCCCACTGCTGCCCTTCCCGGGCTTTCGATGCCGGGTCTTTACCCTCCGAGACCGGCTGGGAGAAGTGGAGCTTCTGTTGGGGCAAGCAGGGATTGTGACTTGCATCACAGAGGAGTCCATTTTGGGAATGATTACCTCAGACTTGAGGATGTCTGGCCTAAAAGAGTAGGATGGATTAGTCAACGACTACAATCCACAAGCCTAATGAATATTCatatcaaaatacttttttttttattaaagtatgACTAAAGTAAGATATCTCACACCTCTTTCCCGAGGGCAGTTTCTGTGGGACATTTCTCTTCTTGATGAGTTTGTCCATAGAGTTGGAGGAGCTGCTCTGCTTGGAGCTGTGATGCTTAAACAAGCCTGGATACTTTTTATCCAAAGACTGCTCTCTCCTGGAAAGAAAAATACCAAAAGACACCAAAGTGTAAACACATTGCGGCGTGATAATTATGTAAAGAAGGTACACCCTGTGGCCATGGATTTATTTGTACCTCTGCAACTCTTTCTCTTTGAGCTCTAGCTGCAGCATAACAGCACTGAGCTCCATGTAAAGGTTGTTAGCCCTCTCCAGTTTGCGCTCATAATGCTCGCGAATGTCCAAAGCATGCCTATGAAGAAAAGAGGCTGCTGATGTCATTGTGCATCCGCATGAGAGACTCCAAGTCCTCCACATCAGACATGCACTCAAGGCACTTCTTTCATTTACGTGGGCGGACAAAAGAATGACACCAAGAAATGGGACAGAGTGAAAGTGGCCTCATACATGTCAACTAGCATGGTAAATGGTACCACCAACCACTATGTGAgatataaaagttaaaacagcCAAACAGACCTGAGCTCCTCTCTGCGTCGATTGATCAGTTCCTCATCGAGTCGGTGGATACAAGTACCCTCAGATTTTATCTTCTCAAAGTGCTGTTTCACCTCTTCTCGCCATTCAGCCTGATAAGAACACAGTTCTGAGCTGACTTTTAAAACAACTTGGCTTTTGCATGGCAGTAAAAGTCGGATTAATGTGCCAGCATGTTTGGCACATGTGTACACcttgctgtttatttaaatgtgtgatttgtgtttctttttggtGCAGTCACAGATCTTCCGTGTTCAGAAGGGGGACTTGGAAGTAGCAACCATACCTGAGACTTGAAGTATGTCTCTTGTGGCGTGGACAGCACATCAGCTGATGCTATATCCAGATGAAGAAGGATTTGACGGAAAGAGGGCCTATTCCTGGGCTTACAGTTCCTGCAAATCCAAGATGGGAAAGACAGCTGTGTACATTTACAGCGCTTCCCCATACAGCTATACTTTAGGCTTGCTTTCACTACTCTAATCTGCTCATATTCTACCTCTCTTGTCCTCTCGTCcctgtttgttatttttctttcctcctccatTTCTAGGTGTTACTCACCAGCACTGTCTGAGAAGGATCTTGAAGCCATCGGGGCAGCTCTCAGGAACCGGCAGCTGAAGACTGTTGTTTCCCACACCCCAGATGATGGCAGATGAGTCCACATCTTTGTAAGGGATCTCTCCAGTTAGCATCTCCCACAGCACCACTCCAAAGGACCTTAAAGGTAAGTCAAGCTATATTCATTCAGGAAGGTCACTATCTCTTTAACTCAGAGAAAGAATTAAGGATATAAATATATCACAATGAGACAGTTCAGTCACACAAAgcaaccaccacacacacacaacatatcaGTAAGCAAAACTTGAAACCCCTTAGAGGAATGGAAgtctttaaaacagaaaaataacaaactatTACCTCACTATCACCTCAAAGATAATTGCTAAATTGCTGAACCGAGAAAAAACATGCTGGTGTATTTGTAAACTAGAAAAGATGTCAATGATCATCAGACTTACCAGATGTCCACCTTTTCCGACACTGGCTCATTCCGAATTACTTCAGGAGCCATCCAAGCTACGGTGCCGGCGAATGACATCTTGGTGCTCTTGTCACTAAGCTCCTTTGAGGTGCCAAAGTCGGAGATCTTTACGAGGTCATCATGTGTAATCAGCATGCTGCAAAGTAGAGATTGCATGTCATTTTACTGACTTTTtacatggaaagaaaaagatatcAGTCATTcaattgttggttttgttttggctGACTTTCTCATTTAGCTAGCTGTGTTGAGTCTGTCCACTTACTTGGGGGACTTGAGGTCTCGATGGATGATTTTGTGGAGGTGTAGGTAGTTCATGCCCCCTGCAATGCCCATGGACCAGTCAAccaggagggagggagtgatTTTACGACCGGCCCTCAGCACCTCGTACAGTTGGCCTTGGGCACAGTATTCCATCAAGATACAGTAACAAGGAGCCTGGGTGCACACGCCCCTGGAAGGAGGCACAGCAGTCAGATAACATAGCACAGGTGAACAGAGAAGGAAAGCACGAGAGATTTATGCAGGTTAAGGACATTTGCATGTAGGATATTATGAGTTTCCTCACTTGAAAGTGATGATGTTGGGGTGTTTGAGTTTGCGGAGGTGTTTGATCTCGGTCTCTTTGATATCCCGGACTTTCTTTACAGCCACGTCGTCTCCGTGGAACTTGCCGAGGAATACGGCCCCCTGTGCCCCGCTGCCCACCCACTGCAGGTCGGAGATTTCCTCGAAAGGAACCTCCCAGGACTCTAAACTCAGACCAACaagtccataaaaaaaaaaaaacacaatgaataaaTGGGAAAACATGAAGTGTTACACAGAATTAACACAGGCTTTGCAACAGAAGTTTTTCAGTAGCACACCTTTTTGTAATTACTTAATTTATATCCATCGCACAATGCAAATCCTCCAAATGTCAATATGCACTCCGGCCAGTTTGGGCAGGGGGCGTTTGCTGAGCAACGGTAAGATCCTTGCGCTGGCAGGACACAATTACATCATACAAAGTGCCAGCCATGTACAAGCAAATATTATATTGATAACGTATCCAGTAGAGCATTAGATTTCTAtccagagagaagaaaaagaaagaggaaaacaacaatCCACTCATAGTCTGATCCGTCTGTCATCTGTCATACTGACACTACTTAAACCACTGTAAGAGCGCACGGTCATTAAATGGAGACAAGCTGGGCAGAATAAAAGAGACAGGCAGATCAATTCTTCATGAGGTCCACTGAAGTTCCAAGATCTCTGGAGATGCAGCGGAGGCAGATGTGCATGATGCTTCCCTCTGGCCAGTTGTGAAAACTCACTTTAGCTGATGACTGTGAATGCACCGGGCTGACAGACCCACAAACACAGCGATGGTGCCAGTGagcatgaaattaaaacaatgtgttctagtgtttgaaaataaagtacatttactcaagtactgtacttcgATTAAATtaaaggtacttgtacttgagtatttctgttttctgcTACTCTAcaacttctactccactacatttcaggggtagatattgtagtttttactctgttacattcatctgacagctgtagttacaGTACtggttacttttcagattaagattttgcattaaaaacaaattagcacATGATAAGCTTCTAAAATAGAGATTAAACCAATGGTTCCTAACCTTTTTGTCTGATGACCTCTTACAAAAAGCAGCCTGTAGTTGTTCCTACCGTCAGACAATTGTAAGTTGCTCTAAACTAATCAGGTGGtctatttaattaataatttgagATGTCAAatcattaaatattttgaaacaaaacaaaaacaaagctaagGTCTGAGAAAAGTccaaaaaatgatttcaaatttGTGTAGAAGAATTATTTTCCCTTCTTCCTTATCCTTACCCCATTAATTGTCTCACGACCCCTCCgatttatcttgtgacccttTGAAGTGTGGGAACCACTCGATAAAACTACCTGACTCCTAATTGGGTAGATAAACTCTCCACCTCTACCAGCTACTTACGCATTGATGCCTCACTAACAATCTAATGATGTACTCAAGGCCGGCAGGCCAAATCCAGCCCCTCGCAAACGGTGATCCGGCCCACATGTTAATTACTGTTCACAATCAATTTTGGCCTGCTTACTTTTTGTCgatatttttttccatgtttttggcaTATAGAcgctttttccagtgtttttgttgcttttgatgTCAACTAAACTTTTAGTGAGAAGGCTACATGAGATATGCAACAACACAGTCAAAGATTTTTGAATCTGttggttaaataaaagaatgcCATTAAACTATATTTGTCTGGTCCTTGGCGTGATTCTCATTTTGCAGTGTGACCCTTAGTGAAATTAGGTTTGATGCCCCTGTACTGTACAATAATATATCAGTCACAGGTCCATCATACGTTTGATACTTACTAGATTTTGTAATGGAGTAATTGCAAAGATAGCAGAGAAGTGCAACATTTACTGTCACTTACCTTCATGGCTATGTTTGTGTTCAGTGGAGTAGGCCTTTCCAATCATGGTCCAGACTGGTTTTAGGCAGCCAAACAGTCCCTCCAAAAAACCTCCACTTCCTGATTGTAGCCGGATGTTCTCCGACTGGCTCCGAACAGCACCAGCCTCTGGACTGTGCCCCGCTTCGGCCCCGCCACAACACTGGCAGGCCTCATGTTCATGTAGTTTTAGCACGCTGTTGTCAAAGTGGGCTGAGGTTCCATCACTGGGAGTGGGGCTGCTGCCGCCTGGCGCCCCCGGTCCGCCAGTGTCAATGGAAAGCACGTTACGGAGGACACACTGTGTGGGGGTCAGGTCCGTTTCTGGGGTGCAGGCTGGGGTGTCTCCATCGAGTCTTCGATAGGGGGGTTCTGAGATGGGGGTGCTGAAGCCTGACAGGGAGGGGGAAGGGGCACGGGGCTCATGGATACAGGTCCCACTCATTAGGGGTTTCCCCAACACAGCAGGTTAGGGTGGATGGAGGATGGAAAGATGAGACGTAAGCCTAAAGGAGAACATTTATGATAGGAAATGCATTAGAATGATAATCTTTAATATAACCATATTCATCTTTATGTTAATGGTATGcttactgtttttcaaaataagaacaAGTGTAGATTAATTTCAGCGCTTTGCAGCTCCACTTGCAATATGGAGCTATCCAGTGCTGAAACAGATGCTCCTTACATTTGCTCTCCTGAGATCTTTTAAGAAATGACCGGAGTTGGCACTTGTCTTTTATTCGAGCAATGCAAAACACCAAAACAGTGAAGTCGTGCTGTGAGTTGGCTTCCAGCCAGTCCCCCAGTTTAAGCACTCCGTTCCCACAACCAGAGTCTGTCTGCACCATGCAGCAAAACCTCATCTATGTGTCTATGAATGGGAAAGCCAGCCTGCCCAGCGGAGCCATCACCCGGAGTGTAGATGGGCTTTATGAATGAATCTGCCAGAGGAGGTGGTGCAGTCCACAGCCCAGGCTGTCACCTGTTCTTTAACTGTCACTCCGAGAGCCATCGATGTCTGACAACATCAGAGCAAAGCTAATCCGCAGCTCCCATTTATCGTTTGTCATGAATCACATGAGAAGCATTGTGTGCCTCTGAAGAATGTGACGAATTGCATAACCACCCATAGTATGGCTGTGTACGTACGTCCGTCCGTCCGTGCGTGCGCGCCTGCATGTGTGAGAGAGCAactggaaaagagagagagcacatGTACCCAATTCACATATCTTACACCAGTTCCCTGTCTTGCACTG
This window encodes:
- the map3k12 gene encoding mitogen-activated protein kinase kinase kinase 12 isoform X2 codes for the protein MSGTCIHEPRAPSPSLSGFSTPISEPPYRRLDGDTPACTPETDLTPTQCVLRNVLSIDTGGPGAPGGSSPTPSDGTSAHFDNSVLKLHEHEACQCCGGAEAGHSPEAGAVRSQSENIRLQSGSGGFLEGLFGCLKPVWTMIGKAYSTEHKHSHEESWEVPFEEISDLQWVGSGAQGAVFLGKFHGDDVAVKKVRDIKETEIKHLRKLKHPNIITFKGVCTQAPCYCILMEYCAQGQLYEVLRAGRKITPSLLVDWSMGIAGGMNYLHLHKIIHRDLKSPNMLITHDDLVKISDFGTSKELSDKSTKMSFAGTVAWMAPEVIRNEPVSEKVDIWSFGVVLWEMLTGEIPYKDVDSSAIIWGVGNNSLQLPVPESCPDGFKILLRQCWNCKPRNRPSFRQILLHLDIASADVLSTPQETYFKSQAEWREEVKQHFEKIKSEGTCIHRLDEELINRRREELRHALDIREHYERKLERANNLYMELSAVMLQLELKEKELQRREQSLDKKYPGLFKHHSSKQSSSSNSMDKLIKKRNVPQKLPSGKRPDILKSEVIIPKMDSSVMQVTIPACPNRSSTSPSRSRRVKTRHRKPGKGSSGDLAGLKANQSSPNRDTTGQANSSTTNTSKQLLEPSTALRGLGHEQQQRQLSSSSPDLICTTLQAEGHGKGEPSVGGLERGGSLSASAGLGGPEAGAAGLDDLTETPPRSDTPSEDAASFPFSSSPDSPCGRGAAAGRGSLGSPRLPHDGEDKEEGAGAVRLPRGASGGIGSQHLTPSAILYRAAITRKQRRGVSSEEEEGEVDSEVELPRRRRPTSITKCQSVSTFSSENLSVSDGEEGHTTDHSHSGTPDVVSTNTDDRLDDRSDDLLSQGSEIPADNTDPAQTSDGLSERDGALGQAKPQLDVEQNPNEGRAMCDDSDCDSAELDQSGSGEPSRPPSAGAWVSPSQPYQGSPKVPHTGPP
- the map3k12 gene encoding mitogen-activated protein kinase kinase kinase 12 isoform X1 translates to MSGTCIHEPRAPSPSLSGFSTPISEPPYRRLDGDTPACTPETDLTPTQCVLRNVLSIDTGGPGAPGGSSPTPSDGTSAHFDNSVLKLHEHEACQCCGGAEAGHSPEAGAVRSQSENIRLQSGSGGFLEGLFGCLKPVWTMIGKAYSTEHKHSHEGLSLESWEVPFEEISDLQWVGSGAQGAVFLGKFHGDDVAVKKVRDIKETEIKHLRKLKHPNIITFKGVCTQAPCYCILMEYCAQGQLYEVLRAGRKITPSLLVDWSMGIAGGMNYLHLHKIIHRDLKSPNMLITHDDLVKISDFGTSKELSDKSTKMSFAGTVAWMAPEVIRNEPVSEKVDIWSFGVVLWEMLTGEIPYKDVDSSAIIWGVGNNSLQLPVPESCPDGFKILLRQCWNCKPRNRPSFRQILLHLDIASADVLSTPQETYFKSQAEWREEVKQHFEKIKSEGTCIHRLDEELINRRREELRHALDIREHYERKLERANNLYMELSAVMLQLELKEKELQRREQSLDKKYPGLFKHHSSKQSSSSNSMDKLIKKRNVPQKLPSGKRPDILKSEVIIPKMDSSVMQVTIPACPNRSSTSPSRSRRVKTRHRKPGKGSSGDLAGLKANQSSPNRDTTGQANSSTTNTSKQLLEPSTALRGLGHEQQQRQLSSSSPDLICTTLQAEGHGKGEPSVGGLERGGSLSASAGLGGPEAGAAGLDDLTETPPRSDTPSEDAASFPFSSSPDSPCGRGAAAGRGSLGSPRLPHDGEDKEEGAGAVRLPRGASGGIGSQHLTPSAILYRAAITRKQRRGVSSEEEEGEVDSEVELPRRRRPTSITKCQSVSTFSSENLSVSDGEEGHTTDHSHSGTPDVVSTNTDDRLDDRSDDLLSQGSEIPADNTDPAQTSDGLSERDGALGQAKPQLDVEQNPNEGRAMCDDSDCDSAELDQSGSGEPSRPPSAGAWVSPSQPYQGSPKVPHTGPP